DNA from Tachypleus tridentatus isolate NWPU-2018 chromosome 8, ASM421037v1, whole genome shotgun sequence:
GTTGTTACACTAAATTTAATCTAATgacattcatatatataaaaatgctaaaatctgttttaaaaacacagatttcatataaaaatatttaaaaattccccAAACTTGCATGTGTTGTAAAGGAAATCAAATccatgtttcgatacccctggtggacagagtacagatgtctcttcatgtagctttgttcttaattacgaACAAATACACGATACGAATACAATCATAGTCTTGATAGTACTGTAATATCTGTGTATCAAAAGGTGTATGAGAATGATTTAAgtaattggttttatttttgtatctttatgttaatttatctattattattattggttaaatgtataaaaaaacatttttatcagttttctgTGATTTGTTATATACATATCAACCTGTATCAAGGTTAGTTTCCTacatctgagggtcgcaagttcgcatccccgtcgcgccaaacaagctcgccctttcagccgtggtgtcgttataatgtgacggtcaatctcacccactattcgttggtaaaagagtagctcaagagttggcggtgggtggtgatgactagctgccttccctctagtcttacagtgctaaattagggacggctagcacagatagccctcgagtagctttgtgcgaaattcaaaacaaacaatatcaagatACCTAGATTAATTAAGCATTCGATTTCTTTTATTTCTGATTTATGTAGGTAGcttgacccccgctagtacagcggtatgtttccggatttacaacgctaaaatcaggggtacgattcccctcggtggtctgagcagatagcctgatgtgactttgctatgagaaTAAACACAAACACGTAGGGAGCTTGCTTTGatgaaaactaattaataataaattgaagttatttatataatcatCTTATTTAACATGTTAAGTCTAGTAGTTTAAATACAAtccaacaaaaatcaaacaagcGAATTCTATCTTATCTTGCTGATGCTGTTTCGTGTATGTCCtcagtttagtttttattattattattttatatacctcCCAGTCGCGcagcggaatgtctacggactctcacactgctagaaatcgggtttcaatactgtggtgggcatagcacagatagcctactgtgtatatttgttcttaatttcaatcAGCCAATCAATTACTTGATATAAGATTATAACATCCCTCTTAAACTCTAACAAAAACCAGGCCTCATATGCACCaagagttttattatttaacGGTGTGCAAACGTTCCAGAAACATTTGTAGTTTAAGAACCGTAATTtgtgaacaataaatatatcCACAAGAATAATTGTTTAGACGCAAAAGCAAATATTTTGTGGTCTCTCCacaaatatactaaaaattatccaccttgataaataaaaaaaaaaacctctctgacccaataatatatatatatatattgtcttgttgttttacttttctttggaGGGTCAGGAATAATGAAATCTATTTTCTATAATCGTACTCTAGTTTCTTTTTTTCACTGACGTTTCACAAAATTCTACTTTCTCATCAGGACTCAAATGCGGTTGAGAAATATCACGCACTATCAACTAAGGAGCaagtagtaataaataaacagtagaAACAGTTCTACTATAGTCCCCGTTTGTCCTCAGAAGTACACATCCGGTAAAGCATGGAGGGAAGTAAGAGAATGGATAACTGTATATGTACATTAACTGGTATGTAACTGCAGCATCCCTAATTCCACTGCTTGGCGTTCTGTGAGGTATCAGCTCATGCAGCACGTGACGTCTGAGTTGCGCGAGCCATCCTGCACGGAAGTGCGTATGGTAATATTCTCTATGAATCGAGGGTTGGGCGTAGGTCGAAGTTTAGAGCGACGTCTTATTACACCGAGTTTAGTCATAATAGCGTCGTTTTTGTGTGGTATATCTACTGTCATCAAACGTATTTTAACATAACAACGAACTTAAATCTTGGAATTTGAGTTCGTTCAAGGAAATCCATATTATGTTAGGCGAGTAAAGgtatgtatgtgtttgtataAAAGCCTAACGTAGTTACCCAAACCTAATTTGTAAACAGTAGTTACACCCAAACAAGAATAGCTGATTATTTTGCCTTGTTACTACATCCCTGTTTATTATCATGAGACCttttcagtattttgtatttgGCTGTGTTCTGCACTTACTGTATCAGGCAGCTTAACAGCTTTCGAAACACTGAATGTACGCATCTTTCTGGCTCTGTTTTGCCcatgtatttcatttaataaacttAGCTATATGATAGTAGGGCCCAATCTTTATATGCCGCGTACTTCCGGTCAGGCCTTTAGGCCTGTGACGTATCCCTAACACATATGGTTTGTGATAACAAAAACTGTCCCTAACACATACGatttgtaatacaaaaaaaaaaactgatagaataaattaaatataaaaaaaataattcaaaggtGAGCCAACTTCGAGTGCTGGTTAATATAATACGTCAGTAACGATACTCTTTTTCCAGTTTTGAGGCGTGAGATTTAGTTTCGTTTTATTGAAACGTTTAATGATTTTTCGAAGGTTCTCGATGTTAGAACAGCTGCGACACGAAGATATTCATATCCTCCATTTTAAACGATAACATGAGACTGACTTACTATGCACCAAGAAGTCTGGGACTAACAGTGGACAAGCACTGCagacatgttttattttgtgtttttctgtctaacaagaaaattaaaattatgtaaaaacttGGATTCATGTACtatttaaacaaaacatcacAGTTTCCGGGCTTATCCCTAAGTCGgcatataaaaacaaagtataacagagagtttatttttctttactccaCTATATTTTTAGAATCATGAACATACAAAAGTGATTTTTATCAATGTGATTATTGCATACGCAAATAATATACCTTATTCTCCCCTCccctataaaaacaacaatataaggtGGGCTGGCCGTACTAGCTTTGAGTACACTGAGGTCTTGtcgttagtttgtttttagatttcttcactgacacacacacaaatgaatgAGGCCATGAGAGGTAAAACTCATTATTCGATTTAACAGGAGTGACAGATAatttgtggtgggtggtgttgacaagctATCTTTTTTCTAACTCGTTACTTCAAATCTAGGGCCTACCTTCACATAGGTTGCTCAGAATTCAGCAAACAAATGCACATATTTAGATACTGTACCTTTCGAGGTCTAGAACTGTATAAATGGTAAACATTTAATGACAGTTCCTTTCGAGCACTCTGAAATGTATAACTGTTACACACAATTAGTAACAGCTTCTACCAAGcacccgttccaccaaacatgcccgccctttaagtcgtgggggtgttataaaggttcagtcaatcccactattcgttggtaaaagaatagtccaaggtgatgactagctgccttccctttagtcttacactgataaattagtgacAACTAGTGCAAATCCTACCAAGCCCCCTGAGTTTCATAACCTTTACATACATTTAGTCCACTCTTTATACTCGTACAACTTTTTGTCAAATTCCAAGTTTATACAAACCGTGTTGCTGAGAAATAAAGTGTAGATTAGTTCCTCCTGCTTGGCTTGACAAATACACAATAAGAATCGTAACTAGAAATCTCTTAGAAAAGAGAAAGTCCAGTTACACTTCATCTTTAACAGATAATCGGACAATATAAAATTACGCAAACATAAGACTGctggaaaggtttgtttgttgataCACATAAAGAtacacgatgggttatctgtTCTGTGCCAATCGCGGgaataaaaacttgaattttagcattataagccctcgaAGTAGCTCCGCTTATCGTATGGGAGTGAACTTCATATAAGCAACAGCCTAATACAGTTACTCACTTAATATAGCTCACTTATATTAGTTTGCACGCGCTCTAGATTTGGGAGTAAAGAAATATATGCAAGACTTTCTATTTAGATTTAAATTGGCaaagaaaacaaagttgtttACTGGGTGCTATTCTGGTATCTGTGCAAAATATTGTTCACTAACTTAAACgctgttttaatgaaaaacaaaatacatgaagTGCGTTTAAATTAAACTTGGCAATGTTAGTACCAAAACGTAACAAAGgaaattaaatatttgcattaTGTACACGCAAGATATCATTGACCGAAATGTTATTCGATTAGTgtcttttccattttcttttgCATTTTAGGAATGTCTATATGTAGTCTGTGAACGAAGGAAAACGAAATCttagggtcatgggttcgaatccctatcgcaccaaacatgctcgccctttcagctgtgggagcgttataaagttacagtcaatcccactattcgttggtaaaagagtagcccaagagttggtggtggatggtgatgactagctgccttccctctagtcttatactgtaaaattagggacaactagcacagataaccttcgtgtagctttgcgtgaaattcataaacaaacaaacaaaagaagccTAAAGAATAAGCTAGCTGTCCTTTATTACGAATAGCGATGAATGAAATTATCGAGTTTGAAGGAGTATTACAAAGGAAAtgactaaataatatatttttttcataaatctgTAGCCATACTTCTCAAGTTTATATTTTCTAGAAGTAATGAATGTACTATTTTACGAATAGTTTGACGAAGCTAACACGAGACAGGCTAATCATCTGTTTCTGCTAATtagatgaaattaatatattttatcttgagaCATTcagataatttttctttttgcGTTTATCAGACATAGAATAACTATGTTGTATGTAGTCTTGTGTTTATATTCCTTTAATATCTGCTAAGCCCTTATCAACAACTTCTCCATTCGTAATATAATCAGGCATTACTCTAATTGTTTGTACTTACTTCCGTCCGGCAACTACTGATAGATTCTTCTATTGGCGTCTTCTTAGCCTACCCAAGAAAATCGTtctaattaaaatgattttaatttttcagcTTAAAAAAAACGTGTACACACTCCCTATAGTATAGGAAACTGAAAGGTgggaagtttgtttttattttgaagttgttTAGATGTTTGGTAAACTTGCATTCTCATTCTTAAATGTTGCTTTGCTTACacatagggcctggcatggcctagcgcgttaagccgtgcgcttcgtaatctgagggtcgcgggttcgcgcccgagtcgtgccaaaatgctcgccctcccagccgtgggggcgttataatgtacggtcaatcccactattcgttggtaaaagagtagcccaagagttggcggtgggtggtgatgactagctgccttccctctagtcttacactgctaaattagggacggctagcacagatagccctcgagtagctttgtgcgaaattctaaaaacaacaaccaaaaaaacaacagcttACACATAACATCTTTGCACATGATGTGTGTTTAGTGCGTTAATCTGTTCCATGGGCTACCTCTGATATGTTCACCGCGGAAATCTAACACCAAATATTAGCGTCATTAGCTAACATGTTTACCTCTGAGCTACCAAAACCTATcggctcggcatgaccagatagttagggtgcttgactcgcaatctgatggtctCGGATTtcaatctccgtcacaccaaatatgttcgcccttacagccgtgaaggatgttataattttacggtcaatcccactattctttggtaaaagagtagccaaagagttggcggtgggttgtgataactagctgtcttcccgctagctttacactggtaaattacggactttgcgagaaattcaaaacaaataaacaaaccagaaAGCTATATTTGTGGTCCACACTGTATATGGGCTTTTGCAGTGTCAACCATCAATTGAGGTCGTGTATtggttaaagataaataaataaaataagtaaagacGGTTTGTTGCTGTACGAAATGATACCTTGAACAAAAGCAAGCAAAAGTGAAACGTAAGTCAAGTGTAACCGTAGTTTTGTGTATATGGATTCATATACTCTTtacattgattttttttgtattattattcagCGTTAATGCATTTTACTCaagttcagatagccctcatgtagctttgcgcgaaattcaaaacaaaccatttcacaCAATAAATTACCcaccagtggcatagcggtatgtctgcggacttacaacgctaaaaatcgattTTCGATAGTCTgttatgtaggtttgtgcttaattacaaaacaaacaagcaaactcaAGTGAAATGcctcaatttatttttattgcttcaGATCGTTGCTTTTACTGAGCTATGATATATTCCCCTGTCGAGTAAGTTATAGTGTAAGGTAAATTGTTAAGACATGcacattataattactttcttttgtttatatagGGTTAAAGAAATATGGAATTTGGAGTGTTGAAGCCACCGGAAGATAATCAGTTTACAGTCAAAATGTCTAGagatttttatttacaaagctagtgtttcaaactgaaaaaaactaTAACATGTGCGCTTTAGTCGAACGATTAAAACTAAAGCAAAATGTTCCACAATATATGAATATGTAGATGATCCATACAAATGTACATTAATTCGATTGAACTTTGATCTGACAGCATCTTGAACGCATTAGTACTTTGGAAGACGAGCTCATATAACATAACCTTTTTATTCCTTTCTtaatcagttattattttatgtcaaTTTCCTACATCTATAAAACAGTGCAAAAAAACAATGGACCACACCATTACAGaattttcagaaacagtaagtgaTAACTCTGGATCAAAACCAACATCTTATCATCATTATTATAATGGCAAACAAGCTTCTTCAACACCCCTTTTACTTCACGGCAGAAAATTAACATACAATGGCCATGCAACGGACGAAAAATTGAACCACAATGGCCATGCAACGGACATAAAACTGACACAAAATGGTCACGTAGGAAGCACTTTGAACTCTTCAGAGAACACCGTTTTTAGAAATTTAAGGCAATCCCCTAACAGAGATCTCAATGTTTTGGTTGATTTCCCGATAGTAAATGGTAATGGTCAACCTTCAAAAGACAATAGCAGTCGATTTGACAAAGTTGGTGATATCTTCGATTGCACTTTATACAAACATTCCGCCGCTGATATAAGGATGACTTCTTTTGATTTACCAAAATGTCATTCGCCCACCACTAAATCATTTCTAGGAAGAGAGAAAAAGGAGCTATTTATGGAAACCAAAAATCCTTTAGTTACAGGGTATacaaatgatcaaaatataactgaaacaaattCAACTTCAATTATCGACACTAACAGTTCAcaacatattaattatattttaggtAAAATAGATACGAGAATAGAACAAGCAATTGGTTCAGATGCTACAGAAGGTACCGAAATATACCAAATTCCTACTCGTAACGTCACAGACGGCGCTGTGAAAAAACTGGACACTTCTAATAATATCTATGCAAATCACTTTAACGAATTAGACAGGAAAAATGATCTACAAATGGGCAATATACAACAGCCCCAAAACAAACAGAAGGGTCTATATCACAGAACATCTTTTGAAGAAAGTCTTAGAGGATTACCAGAAGCAGGAGAACAGAATCTGGAAACCCAAAAGCAAAAAATGGTACCACCTGTGAGACAATCTTTAATTTCTTCAGACTCTCTGTTATATGAACTAACAGAATTTCCAGTTTATTCACCagaaaaacaatacttttacGAGAGGCTTGACGAACGATATCCACGAAGAGGTCTGGTTCCAGAAGAGACTAATGATTTTGCTAGGCTACAATCAGAGATAATCGTTCATGAAGTGGACACGCTGAGCGAGGCTGGCTCTGAGGATGTGGAGCTTATTCCTCATCGCTACGAGAGCCAATCTTCCGGTCAAAAGCATATCTATGTCAATAGGCTGTCCTTGGCAGTGGAGTTACTCAAAACTCAGGAAGCTCTTCCTTACGATGAAGAATTCAAACCACTTCCAGTTGGCGATGGTGAACAAGGAAATGAGACAGGTACAATGGCGTTCATAGAAGATTATTTCAGTGAGTCTCCTAGGGAGTATATCTACAGCGCAATCGAAGGAGAAATGAATCCAGGATTTGTTGATGAATCCCAGTTTGAGGATTATGATGATCCTGTTTTTAAACTTAACGCAGCGTACAGTTACCTTCAGTCAGATGTCTTCAAAAGAGAAAATCTTGAAAAGGTTGGACGATGCCAACCCACAATAACAAATCAGGTATATGGCTTAGAGGGATTAGAAACATTCAGTTactcgttaaaaaaaaaaaaaaaggtgtttggAATCTATCAAATTTGGGAATGGAAAAAAACAATGACCCACGAAATTATCATTTTCTATTTTGTCTTATGTCTATGAAAAGGACAATTagtgttttattacaaaactgttttagtaaacaataaaaataacaccacgcttattaaactttcttttacATGTACGTATTATTTcagtatgaaattaaaataaaagttaactatttcttatgtatttaaggattatataatataatttttactttaactgaATTATTTCTTAAAGGTTGAGTGTAATTAGCATTAAACCACTTTAAGCATTGCTAATTATGTATATGCGTAATAAGGTGTCTTTAAACACGTgtctatttatttctttttctcgtTAGATAGTATATTGGCACCTCTAGCTAACTGCTTTGGGAAAacgaacaatatttatatttgtttatagaaTGCAAATCAGATATTGTTATTTCCTGTTTaaattgaaatgtaaaaaaaatttgatACAATTTTAGGTCAACGAGACGTTGGATGACAATACTCACTCACCAAACGGATATACGAAGTTTGGAACGTTACCAAGACAAAAGGCCATCTGTCCAGACATTCGTCAAGGACACTTCCGAACGTCTTGTGGCCCATGTTGTGTAACAATGTGATTCAGATAACCTctagttatttgtgtgtttataaagTCTTATTGTGCATCATGTGCTGTCAGAGAATACACCATTAAAGGTTcctttttgttgtgttttttttccgcAAAGTTGTATTATTTCATGTCGGTGAACAGTTATATACCGAGTAACACTGATTAAATGTTTGACAGTTCTCATGAAACTGGATAGACTTCAACCCAGCGTTTCTTTCTAAGACTACACTAGAGTTTTGTGGCCTGACCACCATACAGATGTCTTTAATTTACGAACAAAGAAAAAATCGAATAATACCTatattacttaaattttgttgtttgttactatGTGAACTGAACTAGAGACGCTGATATTTCCGTCAACAATTAATAATCTAAAAGGTTACACGTTTACAAAAAAATGAATCTCAAAGATTGTTTGACGTTTCGAGTGTTCGCTATCAGTCAGCTTAAAAtgcaaagtgataaaataattattttcgaaAGGAACGGGCGCGATTCACGTGATATTTTTCTTAGGTATCCAACAGTGTGTTACGTAATAGCACACTACTCGCAAATGCCTTCCCTTGTTAGTAATATTTAAGAGCGGGTTTATGGTAGTATTTTTCTTTTCGTCTGTTTTCGTTTTTCGGAAAATCTCCTCATAGTTACAATCTCAGTATGCTGTGGAACAAATTAATTGGTAATCTACAACGTGAAAAGCTTTTAACAATTCAACCGGCACGTATCTAAGTAATTACGACCTTTTGTTCTGAAGTAGGATCaccattatttaaattatatagtaAATATAGCATAAATACTCTTTCCTCGTGGTACACCAATATGTAGTTATTGGAGATTTATCACTGTGCATCACGAAGCTGTAGTAATAAGTGACATGAACTTGGagttattttgtgattttaaagAAAAGAGGTTGGTTCTCAGATACAGGCCCCCAAGTAatacagcagtacgtctgcggactcacattgctagaaaccgggtttcgatacctgtggtgggtggAGCAGCTTCGTGCTTACTTCGAAATAATCAATAATCGCATATATAGTtcctattttaaatttcattgaaTTAAAATATCAGGAGTTACGCCTGCAGACGAGTTTACTGCATGCATTCATGAAAGTGTTTTATACTAAATGTAATAGCGTTCGTGTGTCACCACgcagctccccgctagtacagcggtaagtctatggatttactaCACTAAAATCAGGCATTCGCTTCCCCTCGGGGGGCTCAGCGGATatgccgatgtggctttgctataagaaaacccactCGATCACCAAGTATGGTGTCCGCCAGTGGTTCCGCTGTGAGTCTGCGGGCTCACATCACTAAAACCTTGTTTTTAGTACTCGCGGCGGGCATAGCACAGTTAGCCACTTGTGTTGCTCTGTGCTTCACAAAATAAATCGAAGTATTTTGTGAGGTTGAAGTAAGCCTAAACGGAACTAAAGTTTTTAGGAACGCCATagctttaaatttttaatttttgctgaactaaaataaaaataaacgtatgGTGAAGTTATTTTTGCTTGTTATAAGTGCCAAAAATTGGGTTGccgtttatatgtttgttgttgttttgcttaTTCTAATCGCACTGGTGagtccctcagtggcacagagatatgtctgcggagttacaacgttagaaaccgggatTTTTTTAACGAAGTATAACTTTGTGGAGATTATATTTTAGGAAAATAACTCCACGTAATGATATCGCGGTAAATATGTAGCTAGAAATGAATGCGTTAAATAACGTGACACACTtgacattttatgaaatttatgttattaattatgaaatattatatcaaGTAATGGAAATTaggtgttatttgatcttgtattagttctatgaaataaaaattaaaggttGAAAACTAAGACCTTTCATTGGCCTCTTACACAGAACAATTTTTCTAGCGAATGTAGTTGCTATCTCATAAACAAAATGAACTTATCAATGATATCACAACGTATAACACTAAATGAGATAACCTAGtactgaaaacaacatatataagTATCGTAATTGATTAATACGAAAGAGTTATTACCTcaactttttttatgttttaattcactataattttattaaaatatgttgtacAAATATCTCgcagaatttataaaatattatttttgttattgtttatagaTTACAGGTGTAAATACATAAACAACTATATATGTAGcagtaaaatttgaatattttggtaaatgtctaaaacattaaaacttgctGGAAAACAGCTTTTCCTTTGAACATGTAAGATTTAAGTTTAGACTCATTTtcgagtgtttttttttaataatttcctttttagactgatattagttattatttgtatacattgAAAATTCtacttattttgtataataatttacttttctaaGCTGAAAGCAGATTACAGTTTTGtcataaacttattttttcagCCCTGTGTTgaataaatacttttcaaaaacGTTGTTAATGTCTTACAATAAATTCGGgaatttataaaggtttgatttattttcagtttcgcgcaaagctacacgaagactatctgcgctagccgttcctaatttagcagtgtaagaccagagggaaggcagctactcgtcatcactcaccgccaaatcttgagatactttttttatcaacgaatagtgggattgaccgtcacattataaggccaccgcggctgaaagggcgagtatgtttggtgggacagggatgcgaacacgcgaccctttAGATTACGAtccgagtgccttaaacacctagTCATGCGGGCCCATCAGTCGTATGATAAGCTAAGATG
Protein-coding regions in this window:
- the LOC143258470 gene encoding uncharacterized protein LOC143258470, which gives rise to MDHTITEFSETVSDNSGSKPTSYHHYYNGKQASSTPLLLHGRKLTYNGHATDEKLNHNGHATDIKLTQNGHVGSTLNSSENTVFRNLRQSPNRDLNVLVDFPIVNGNGQPSKDNSSRFDKVGDIFDCTLYKHSAADIRMTSFDLPKCHSPTTKSFLGREKKELFMETKNPLVTGYTNDQNITETNSTSIIDTNSSQHINYILGKIDTRIEQAIGSDATEGTEIYQIPTRNVTDGAVKKLDTSNNIYANHFNELDRKNDLQMGNIQQPQNKQKGLYHRTSFEESLRGLPEAGEQNLETQKQKMVPPVRQSLISSDSLLYELTEFPVYSPEKQYFYERLDERYPRRGLVPEETNDFARLQSEIIVHEVDTLSEAGSEDVELIPHRYESQSSGQKHIYVNRLSLAVELLKTQEALPYDEEFKPLPVGDGEQGNETGTMAFIEDYFSESPREYIYSAIEGEMNPGFVDESQFEDYDDPVFKLNAAYSYLQSDVFKRENLEKVGRCQPTITNQVNETLDDNTHSPNGYTKFGTLPRQKAICPDIRQGHFRTSCGPCCVTM